The following are encoded together in the Zingiber officinale cultivar Zhangliang chromosome 8A, Zo_v1.1, whole genome shotgun sequence genome:
- the LOC122012692 gene encoding probable WRKY transcription factor 2: MAGAEDKVGVINDWSFPNPSPRTFMSNFLSEDFGSRSFTDSFQGNENEGLPRALEVDSVDRVYEDYLSFEPNWSGAHNPNTHGNLAERMAANGFNVPKLNTARIPPANLSSSTDVRSPYLTIPPGLSPTSFLDSPVFLSNYMVQSSPTTGKLQFLLDNSTQPTLHIASETPNKSDDCIECASGFSFKPPFDTFYPSTKIVAPDVTQQQTLSDIGVCFELEKAKEIGTPETGTMNFQNEEFSFQAESKQAASANTSNQRTDSCIGSTNSGPFDDQQDGDTDLKEEFSSVGVPAPAEDGYNWRKYGQKQVKGSEFPRSYYKCTQPNCQVKKKVERSQEGQITEIIYKGSHNHPKPPPTRRTAVLSSHPFGGMQIDGPEQPDLQAGGSDSQPIWESTNIRNEAHDRQGDSLEFASPALLWAECRDYSTAVQHAPDEPHLSSDVVDVSSTISNDKDEGDQVTHGSASVCCEGEGDETDSKRMKLDTNAIEMNAASRAVREPRVVVQTTSEVDILDDGYRWRKYGQKVVKGNPNPRSYYKCTHPGCNVRKHVERAAHDLKSVITTYEGKHDHEVPATRNSGHGNSATSIAASYAAPQSHGTLPGADSAQASLTRYECPPLNAAFALSGAQQLRPTTSFTFGMVDSGLTMAGLGSMHTMSLPVLPAVHSYLGHHPALEGRFAKAEPKD, from the exons ATGGCTGGTGCAGAAGACAAGGTTGGCGTGATCAATGACTGGAGCTTTCCAAATCCTAGCCCAAGGACTTTCATGTCGAACTTTTTGAGCGAGGATTTTGGTTCGAGATCATTTACAGATTCCTTTCAAGGGAATGAGAATGAGGGGCTTCCTAGAGCACTCGAGGTGGATAGTGTCGACAGAGTTTACGAGGACTATCTCTCATTCGAACCTAATTGGTCTGGAGCTCATAATCCAAATACGCATGGAAATCTTGCTGAGAGAATGGCTGCTAACGGTTTTAATGTGCCTAAACTTAATACTGCCCGCATTCCGCCAGCTAACTTATCATCATCTACAGATGTGCGGTCTCCATATCTGACTATCCCCCCTGGTTTAAGCCCCACATCATTTTTAGACTCTCCAGTATTTCTATCAAATTATATG GTTCAATCATCTCCCACCACAGGCAAGCTTCAATTTTTGTTGGATAATAGTACTCAACCAACCTTGCACATAGcctcagaaactcctaataaaagTGATGATTGCATTGAATGTGCATCTGGATTCTCATTCAAACCCCCATTTGACACATTTTATCCAAGTACTAAGATA GTTGCTCCAGATGTTACTCAGCAACAAACATTATCAGATATAGGGGTATGCTTTGAATTGGAGAAAGCTAAAGAAATAGGAACTCCGGAAACTGGCACTATGAATTTCCAAAATGAAGAATTCAGTTTTCAGGCTGAAAGTAAACAAGCTGCTAGTGCTAATACTTCGAATCAGAGGACTGATTCCTGTATAGGTAGCACCAATTCTGGGCCGTTTGATGACCAACAGGATGGAGATACGGACCTCAAGGAGGAATTTTCCTCTGTTGGTGTTCCTGCTCCAGCAGAGGATGGTTATAACTGGAGAAAATATGGACAGAAACAAGTTAAAGGAAGTGAATTCCCAAGGAGTTATTATAAGTGCACTCAACCAAATTGTCAGGTTAAGAAAAAGGTGGAGCGCTCACAAGAAGGTCAGATTACTGAGATTATTTATAAGGGTTCCCACAATCACCCTAAGCCTCCCCCAACTCGTCGAACTGCTGTATTATCTTCCCATCCTTTTGGTGGCATGCAAATCGATGGCCCAGAGCAGCCTGATTTGCAAGCAGGTGGTTCTGATAGTCAGCCAATATGGGAAAGTACAAACATCAGGAATGAAGCCCACGACCGGCAAGGAGATTCCCTGGAATTCGCCTCACCTGCCCTTCTATGGGCTGAATGTAGAGATTATTCGACTGCTGTTCAGCATGCTCCAGATGAACCTCATTTATCCTCTGATGTAGTGGATGTTTCCTCCACAATTTCCAATGATAAAGATGAGGGTGATCAAGTAACTCATGGAAGTGCATCAGTGTGTTGTGAGGGTGAGGGAGATGAGACGGATTCTAAAAGGAT GAAGTTAGATACCAATGCTATTGAGATGAATGCGGCTTCCAGAGCAGTCCGTGAGCCGAGGGTTGTGGTTCAGACAACCAGTGAGGTCGACATTCTCGACGATGGCTATCGCTGGCGCAAATATGGGCAGAAGGTTGTCAaaggaaatccaaatccaag AAGCTACTACAAGTGCACACATCCAGGGTGTAATGTTCGCAAACACGTGGAAAGGGCGGCGCACGATCTGAAATCAGTGATCACTACATACGAAGGCAAACATGACCATGAAGTTCCCGCTACAAGGAATAGTGGCCATGGAAACTCTGCTACCTCCATTGCGGCATCCTACGCAGCACCTCAATCTCACGGAACACTCCCAGGAGCAGACTCAGCCCAAGCCAGCTTGACGAGATACGAGTGCCCGCCTCTCAATGCTGCATTCGCACTGTCTGGAGCACAGCAGCTAAGACCAACAACCAGCTTCACTTTTGGGATGGTGGATTCAGGATTGACAATGGCTGGATTGGGCTCAATGCACACAATGAGCTTGCCAGTACTTCCAGCAGTTCATTCTTACCTCGGTCATCATCCAGCTCTCGAAGGAAGGTTTGCTAAAGCAGAGCCAAAGGACTAA